A genomic region of Salinibacterium sp. NK8237 contains the following coding sequences:
- the rplV gene encoding 50S ribosomal protein L22, which yields MVESIARVRHIRVTPMKARRVVNMIRGKQAQEALAILKFAPQGASEPVYKLVASAIANARVKADASNTFLDEQDLIISKAYVDDGATLKRFQPRAQGRAFQILKRTSHITVVLATPDHVVEAEADKAGKK from the coding sequence ATGGTGGAGTCGATCGCACGCGTGCGTCACATCCGCGTGACCCCCATGAAGGCTCGTCGCGTTGTCAACATGATTCGCGGCAAGCAAGCACAGGAAGCACTGGCAATTTTGAAGTTCGCACCTCAGGGCGCGAGCGAGCCGGTCTACAAGTTGGTTGCATCTGCAATCGCGAATGCGCGAGTCAAGGCAGATGCTTCGAACACGTTCCTGGACGAACAGGATCTGATCATCTCGAAGGCTTACGTCGACGACGGTGCAACGCTCAAGCGTTTCCAGCCGCGTGCCCAGGGCCGCGCGTTCCAGATCCTGAAGCGCACAAGCCACATCACGGTCGTGCTGGCCACGCCAGACCACGTCGTTGAAGCCGAGGCCGACAAGGCAGGGAAGAAGTAA
- the rpsC gene encoding 30S ribosomal protein S3 → MGQKVNPYGFRLGITTDHVSRWFSDSTKPGQRYSDYVAEDVKIRNLLKSNLDRAGVARIEIERTRDRVRVDIHTARPGIVIGRRGAEAERIRGELEKLSGKQIQLNILEVKNPEAEAQLVAQGIAEQLAARVAFRRAMRKGLQGAQRVGSVKGVRIQVSGRLGGAEMSRSEYYREGRVPLHTLRANIDYGFYEAKTTFGRIGVKVWVYKGDITNKELAREQANQKSSRPERRDGGDRGGRRTGGPSSAPKAEAPKAEAPKADAPVAAGVEA, encoded by the coding sequence ATGGGACAGAAGGTAAACCCCTACGGTTTCCGTCTGGGAATCACCACCGACCACGTGTCGCGTTGGTTCTCCGACAGCACCAAGCCGGGTCAGCGTTACAGCGACTACGTTGCGGAAGATGTAAAGATCCGCAACCTGCTCAAGTCGAACCTCGACCGCGCAGGTGTTGCTCGCATTGAAATCGAGCGCACCCGTGACCGCGTTCGCGTAGACATTCACACTGCCCGTCCGGGCATCGTGATCGGTCGCCGCGGCGCCGAAGCAGAGCGTATCCGTGGCGAGCTCGAAAAGCTCTCCGGTAAGCAGATCCAGCTCAACATCCTCGAGGTCAAGAACCCCGAGGCTGAGGCTCAGCTCGTTGCACAGGGAATTGCGGAGCAGCTCGCTGCTCGTGTCGCTTTCCGTCGTGCAATGCGCAAGGGTCTTCAGGGCGCCCAGCGCGTTGGTTCGGTCAAGGGTGTTCGCATCCAGGTATCGGGTCGTTTGGGTGGCGCAGAAATGAGCCGCTCAGAGTACTACCGCGAAGGTCGCGTTCCGCTGCACACGCTGCGCGCAAACATCGACTACGGCTTCTACGAGGCTAAGACCACGTTCGGTCGTATCGGTGTCAAGGTGTGGGTCTACAAGGGCGACATCACCAACAAGGAGCTCGCTCGCGAGCAGGCTAACCAGAAGTCGTCGCGTCCAGAGCGTCGCGATGGTGGCGACCGTGGCGGTCGTCGCACCGGTGGCCCTTCGTCCGCACCGAAAGCTGAAGCACCCAAGGCAGAAGCCCCCAAGGCTGACGCACCGGTTGCAGCAGGAGTTGAGGCATAA
- the rpsH gene encoding 30S ribosomal protein S8 has protein sequence MTMTDPVADMLTRLRNANSAHHDSVSMPNSKLKSRLAEMLKAEGYILSWSTEDARVGQTLTIELKYSPTRERSIKGIKRVSKPGLRVYARSTEIPKVLGGLGVAILSTSSGLLTDKEATQKGVGGEVLAYVW, from the coding sequence ATGACAATGACAGATCCGGTCGCTGACATGCTGACCAGACTGCGCAACGCCAATTCGGCGCACCACGACAGCGTTTCAATGCCTAACAGCAAGCTGAAGTCGCGCCTGGCTGAAATGCTCAAGGCCGAGGGATACATCCTCAGCTGGAGCACCGAGGACGCTCGCGTGGGCCAGACCCTCACGATCGAACTCAAGTACAGCCCCACTCGCGAGCGTTCCATCAAGGGAATCAAGCGCGTCTCGAAGCCTGGTCTTCGTGTCTACGCTCGCTCGACCGAAATCCCCAAGGTTCTTGGCGGACTCGGTGTGGCTATTTTGTCCACCTCCTCAGGTCTTTTGACCGACAAAGAGGCGACTCAGAAGGGCGTAGGTGGGGAAGTCCTCGCCTACGTGTGGTAA
- the rplN gene encoding 50S ribosomal protein L14: MLQQESRVKVADNTGAKELLTIRVLGGSGRRYAGLGDVIVATVKDAIPGGNVKKGEVVKAVIVRVIKQTRRPDGSYIKFDENAAVILKSDGGDPRGTRIFGPVGRELRDKKFMKIISLAPEVL; encoded by the coding sequence ATGCTTCAGCAGGAATCCCGAGTAAAGGTTGCCGATAACACCGGCGCCAAGGAGCTCCTCACGATTCGCGTTCTCGGTGGCTCAGGCCGTCGTTACGCAGGTCTCGGCGATGTCATCGTGGCAACCGTCAAAGACGCTATTCCTGGCGGCAACGTCAAGAAGGGTGAGGTCGTCAAGGCCGTCATCGTTCGCGTCATCAAGCAGACTCGTCGTCCAGACGGCTCATACATCAAGTTCGATGAGAACGCGGCTGTAATCCTCAAGTCCGATGGCGGAGACCCCCGTGGTACCCGCATTTTCGGGCCGGTTGGCCGCGAACTTCGTGACAAGAAGTTCATGAAGATCATCTCGCTCGCACCGGAGGTGCTGTAG
- the rplC gene encoding 50S ribosomal protein L3 → MSTTKTTKGLLGTKLGMTQVWDENNKLVPVTVVEITPNVVTQLRSPEVDGYSAVQIAYGQIDPRKVNKPLTGHFDKAGVTPRRHITEIRTPDAAEYTVGQELAVDIFTPGSKVDVVGTSKGKGFAGVMKRHNFKGVSASHGSHRNHRKPGSIGASSTPSRVFKGMRMAGRMGGDRVTVMNLAVHSIDLEKGLVLIKGAVPGARGRIVFVRNAVKGA, encoded by the coding sequence ATGTCTACAACTAAGACGACAAAGGGTCTGCTGGGCACAAAGCTCGGCATGACGCAGGTTTGGGACGAGAACAACAAGCTCGTTCCCGTGACCGTTGTCGAAATCACCCCGAACGTGGTTACGCAACTGCGTAGCCCCGAGGTTGATGGATACAGCGCAGTCCAGATCGCGTACGGCCAGATTGACCCTCGTAAGGTCAACAAGCCGCTTACCGGTCACTTTGACAAGGCAGGCGTAACGCCTCGCCGTCACATCACTGAAATTCGCACCCCTGACGCCGCGGAATACACCGTTGGCCAGGAGCTCGCGGTCGACATCTTCACCCCAGGCTCGAAGGTCGACGTCGTCGGCACGAGCAAGGGTAAGGGTTTCGCCGGTGTTATGAAGCGTCACAACTTCAAGGGTGTATCTGCAAGCCACGGTTCGCACCGTAACCACCGCAAGCCTGGTTCCATTGGTGCCTCGTCGACCCCCAGCCGTGTCTTCAAGGGCATGCGCATGGCCGGTCGTATGGGTGGTGACCGTGTAACGGTCATGAACCTCGCCGTCCACTCGATCGACCTTGAGAAGGGACTCGTGCTCATCAAGGGCGCTGTTCCCGGTGCTCGTGGCCGTATCGTCTTCGTCCGCAACGCAGTGAAGGGGGCGTAG
- the rpmC gene encoding 50S ribosomal protein L29, protein MAIGSKELAPVELDTFEDERLVDELKKSKEELFNLRFQAATGQLESHGRIRAVKRDISRIYTVIRERELGIRATPAAVEAPAKETKKRSTKKADAAAETAADATDETKEA, encoded by the coding sequence ATGGCGATCGGATCCAAGGAGCTAGCCCCTGTCGAGCTAGACACTTTTGAAGACGAACGACTCGTTGACGAGCTGAAGAAGTCGAAGGAAGAACTTTTCAACCTTCGTTTCCAGGCCGCAACTGGTCAACTGGAAAGCCACGGACGTATCCGCGCTGTAAAGCGCGACATCTCCCGCATCTACACGGTTATCCGTGAGCGCGAGCTGGGCATCCGTGCAACCCCCGCTGCTGTCGAGGCTCCCGCCAAGGAGACCAAGAAGCGCAGCACCAAGAAGGCAGACGCCGCGGCTGAGACCGCAGCAGACGCCACTGACGAGACGAAGGAGGCGTAG
- the rplB gene encoding 50S ribosomal protein L2 has product MAIRKYKPTTPGRRGSSVADFAEITRSTPEKSLLRPLPKTGGRNNAGRITTRHIGGGHKRQYRVIDFKRNDKDGVNARVAEIEYDPNRTARIALLHFVDGTKRYIVAPNKLNQGDIVESGPGADIKPGNNLPMKNIPVGTVIHMIELRPGGGAKMARSAGASVRLVAKEGPYAQLRLPSGEIRNVDVRCRATIGEVGNAEQSNINWGKAGRMRWKGVRPTVRGVAMNPVDHPHGGGEGKTSGGRHPVSPWGQAEGRTRKRKLPSDQLIVRRRNVGKKRK; this is encoded by the coding sequence ATGGCTATTCGCAAGTACAAGCCCACGACGCCTGGTCGTCGTGGATCCTCGGTTGCAGACTTTGCTGAGATCACCCGTTCAACGCCGGAGAAGTCGCTTCTGCGCCCTCTGCCGAAGACTGGTGGACGCAACAACGCAGGTCGCATCACGACTCGTCACATCGGTGGTGGCCACAAGCGCCAGTACCGCGTAATCGACTTCAAGCGCAACGACAAAGACGGCGTAAACGCCCGCGTTGCCGAGATCGAGTACGACCCCAACCGCACCGCACGTATTGCACTGCTTCACTTTGTTGATGGCACCAAGCGCTACATCGTTGCTCCGAACAAGCTCAATCAGGGGGACATTGTTGAGTCGGGTCCCGGCGCAGACATCAAGCCTGGTAACAACCTCCCGATGAAGAACATCCCCGTCGGTACGGTTATCCACATGATTGAACTTCGCCCCGGTGGCGGCGCCAAGATGGCCCGCTCCGCTGGAGCATCGGTTCGACTCGTTGCAAAAGAAGGCCCCTACGCGCAGCTGCGTTTGCCTTCCGGAGAAATCCGCAACGTTGACGTTCGTTGCCGCGCAACGATCGGCGAGGTCGGCAATGCCGAGCAGTCGAACATCAACTGGGGAAAGGCCGGCCGCATGCGTTGGAAGGGCGTTCGCCCGACCGTCCGTGGTGTTGCCATGAACCCTGTTGACCACCCCCACGGTGGTGGTGAGGGTAAGACGTCCGGTGGACGTCACCCCGTTTCCCCTTGGGGCCAGGCAGAAGGGCGCACACGTAAGCGCAAACTGCCCAGTGACCAGCTCATCGTTCGCCGCCGCAATGTCGGCAAGAAGCGCAAGTAG
- a CDS encoding arginase family protein, with translation MLNADPLWPRAGDWPSPVDDEWADVALIGIPTSRTSLSPTQAHTTPAAVREALRRYAALSDLRIVDAGTVREPDLNEQGAIDAVAQLRAELVIALGGDNAATVPTALGRWGADITSAGLITLDAHYDLRDGTSNGSPVRRLLEAGLDGSRVVQIGIEPLANSHAYAERARDAGITVITRDELRSRSMDEVIAQALEIAGAAGGPIHVDLDVDVCDRSVAPGCPASVPGGISAIELRAAARLAAAHPAVSSIDLVEVDAAADAPDERTVRLVALCVLEAIAGVALR, from the coding sequence ATGCTCAACGCTGACCCGTTGTGGCCGCGTGCGGGGGATTGGCCTTCGCCGGTTGACGACGAGTGGGCGGATGTCGCACTCATCGGTATCCCGACGTCGCGCACGTCTCTCTCGCCGACGCAGGCTCACACGACTCCCGCTGCGGTTCGTGAGGCACTTCGTCGTTATGCCGCGCTGTCTGATCTTCGGATCGTGGATGCCGGCACCGTGCGCGAGCCTGATCTGAACGAGCAGGGTGCGATTGATGCGGTGGCGCAGTTGCGGGCTGAGCTCGTTATCGCGTTGGGCGGGGACAATGCGGCTACGGTCCCGACGGCTCTCGGGCGGTGGGGCGCAGACATCACGTCTGCTGGCCTGATCACGCTCGATGCTCACTACGACCTACGAGACGGCACCAGTAATGGTTCACCCGTGCGTCGCCTTCTGGAGGCCGGCCTTGACGGCAGTCGTGTGGTGCAGATCGGCATTGAGCCGCTGGCAAATTCGCACGCCTATGCCGAGCGCGCTAGGGACGCGGGCATCACGGTAATCACGCGTGACGAGTTGCGTTCGCGCTCGATGGACGAGGTGATCGCGCAGGCGCTGGAGATTGCTGGCGCGGCGGGCGGGCCTATCCACGTCGATCTTGATGTCGATGTGTGTGATCGCTCGGTTGCTCCCGGTTGCCCCGCGTCGGTGCCGGGCGGCATCTCGGCGATTGAGTTGCGCGCGGCCGCACGGCTCGCCGCCGCGCATCCGGCGGTCTCCTCGATTGATCTGGTCGAGGTGGATGCCGCCGCTGACGCTCCTGACGAACGAACGGTGCGTCTGGTGGCGCTGTGCGTCCTCGAAGCAATCGCGGGAGTGGCGCTGCGATGA
- the rpsQ gene encoding 30S ribosomal protein S17, with product MAKVEDKKTAETTAEVARGYRKTRRGLVTSDKMDKTIVVIVEDRVKHPLYGKVVRRNSKVKVHDEANTAGVGDSVLISETRPLSATKRWRLVEILEKAK from the coding sequence ATGGCCAAGGTTGAAGACAAGAAGACCGCGGAGACGACCGCCGAGGTCGCTCGTGGGTACCGTAAGACCCGTCGCGGACTGGTTACGAGCGACAAGATGGATAAGACCATCGTTGTCATCGTCGAAGACCGCGTAAAGCACCCGTTGTACGGCAAGGTTGTTCGCCGTAACTCCAAGGTGAAGGTTCACGACGAGGCCAACACGGCCGGCGTCGGTGACTCCGTACTTATCAGCGAGACCCGTCCGCTCAGCGCCACGAAGCGCTGGCGTCTGGTCGAGATCCTCGAAAAGGCTAAGTAA
- the rplE gene encoding 50S ribosomal protein L5 — protein MTTTAPAAGKIQPRLKQKYRDELAAQLKKDLGLSNVHQIPGIVKVVVNTGVGEAARDGKIIDGAVKDLTAITGQKPYVTSARKSIAQFKLREGQPIGAHVTLRGDRAWEFLDRLITLALPRIRDFRGLSDKQFDGNGNYTFGLTEQSMFHEIDQDKIDRVRGFDITIVTTGKNNEEGRALLKALGFPFRSAENASN, from the coding sequence ATGACGACGACTGCACCTGCTGCTGGCAAAATCCAGCCGCGCCTCAAGCAGAAGTACCGCGATGAACTCGCGGCTCAGCTCAAGAAGGACCTTGGACTTTCCAACGTCCACCAGATTCCGGGGATCGTCAAGGTCGTCGTTAACACTGGTGTCGGTGAAGCTGCTCGCGACGGAAAGATCATCGATGGGGCTGTCAAAGACCTCACCGCGATCACCGGTCAGAAGCCTTACGTAACTAGCGCTCGCAAGTCGATTGCTCAGTTCAAGCTTCGTGAAGGACAGCCCATTGGCGCACACGTTACCCTCCGTGGTGACCGCGCTTGGGAGTTCCTCGACCGCCTGATCACGCTGGCGCTTCCGCGTATCCGTGACTTCCGCGGTCTGTCGGACAAGCAGTTCGATGGCAACGGTAACTACACGTTCGGTCTCACGGAACAGTCAATGTTCCACGAGATCGACCAGGACAAGATTGACCGCGTTCGTGGTTTCGATATCACTATCGTCACCACCGGCAAGAACAACGAAGAAGGTCGCGCACTGCTTAAGGCTTTGGGCTTCCCGTTCCGTTCCGCTGAGAACGCATCTAACTAA
- the rpsS gene encoding 30S ribosomal protein S19, with the protein MPRSLKKGPFVDDHLLQKVVKANEAKSKNVIKTWSRRSMIVPAMLGHTIAVHDGRKHIPVFITETMVGHKLGEFSPTRTFRGHVKDDKKGRRR; encoded by the coding sequence ATGCCACGCAGTCTGAAGAAGGGCCCCTTCGTCGACGACCACCTCCTACAAAAGGTTGTCAAGGCGAACGAAGCCAAGAGCAAGAACGTAATCAAGACCTGGTCGCGCCGCTCCATGATCGTTCCAGCAATGCTGGGTCACACGATCGCGGTGCACGATGGTCGCAAGCACATTCCGGTGTTCATCACCGAAACCATGGTTGGGCACAAGCTCGGCGAGTTTTCGCCCACCCGTACCTTCCGTGGACACGTGAAGGACGACAAGAAGGGTCGCCGCCGCTAA
- the rpsJ gene encoding 30S ribosomal protein S10: MAGQKIRIRLKSYDHEVIDSSARKIVDTVTRAGATVVGPVPLPTEKNVIAVIRSPHKYKDSREHFEKRTHKRLIDIIDPTPKAVDSLMRLDLPADVNIEIKL, from the coding sequence ATGGCGGGACAAAAGATCCGCATTCGACTTAAGTCGTACGACCACGAGGTCATCGACTCGTCGGCACGCAAAATTGTTGACACGGTTACCCGCGCGGGTGCCACGGTAGTAGGCCCGGTGCCGCTGCCCACCGAGAAGAACGTGATTGCAGTTATCCGTTCTCCCCACAAGTACAAGGACAGCCGCGAGCACTTCGAGAAGCGCACCCACAAGCGGCTCATCGACATCATCGACCCGACGCCCAAGGCTGTGGATTCGCTTATGCGTCTCGACCTGCCGGCCGACGTCAACATCGAGATCAAGCTTTAG
- the rplD gene encoding 50S ribosomal protein L4, translated as MATSIDVIDAKGKKVDSVELPAEIFDVQTNVPLIHQVVVAQRAAARQGTHNTLRRGEVSGAGRKPFKQKGTGRARQGSIRAPQMKGGGIVHGPHPRDYSQRTPKKMIAAALRGTLSDRARGERIHVIDALAVDGKPSTKSVLALLNNIAPSKNVLVVLQREDATSLKSIRNLDTVHVLAYDQLNAYDVVVSDDIVFSKGAFDAFVAFNTKSSNKEEVSA; from the coding sequence ATGGCTACCTCCATCGACGTCATCGACGCCAAGGGCAAGAAGGTCGACTCTGTTGAACTTCCCGCCGAGATCTTCGACGTGCAGACCAACGTTCCGCTCATCCACCAGGTTGTTGTTGCACAGCGTGCAGCAGCACGTCAGGGTACGCACAACACCCTGCGCCGCGGTGAAGTTTCGGGTGCTGGTCGCAAGCCGTTCAAGCAGAAGGGAACCGGTCGCGCTCGTCAGGGCTCGATCCGTGCTCCTCAGATGAAGGGTGGTGGCATCGTTCACGGGCCGCACCCGCGTGACTACTCACAGCGCACCCCCAAGAAGATGATTGCTGCAGCACTTCGCGGCACGTTGTCTGACCGGGCTCGCGGTGAGCGCATTCACGTCATCGACGCTCTCGCTGTAGACGGCAAGCCTTCGACGAAGTCTGTCTTGGCTCTGCTGAACAACATCGCGCCGAGCAAGAACGTTCTCGTTGTTCTCCAGCGCGAAGATGCAACCAGCCTCAAGAGCATTCGCAACCTCGACACGGTTCACGTCTTGGCTTACGACCAGCTCAACGCCTACGACGTCGTCGTCAGCGACGACATCGTGTTCAGCAAGGGCGCCTTCGACGCGTTCGTTGCGTTCAACACCAAGTCCTCGAACAAGGAAGAGGTCAGCGCATGA
- the rplP gene encoding 50S ribosomal protein L16: MLIPRKVKYRKQHHPSRSGHATGGTTVSFGEYGIQALTPAYVTNRQIEAARIAMTRHIKRGGKVWINIYPDRPLTKKPAETRMGSGKGSPEWWVANVKPGRVLFELSGVDETTAREALTRAIHKLPLKARIIKREEGDA, encoded by the coding sequence ATGTTGATTCCGCGTAAGGTCAAGTACCGCAAGCAGCACCACCCCTCCCGTAGCGGCCACGCTACTGGTGGAACCACGGTGTCGTTTGGCGAGTACGGTATTCAGGCTCTGACGCCCGCATACGTTACGAACCGCCAGATTGAGGCAGCTCGTATCGCAATGACGCGTCACATCAAGCGTGGTGGAAAGGTGTGGATCAACATCTACCCCGACCGCCCGCTCACCAAAAAGCCCGCTGAAACCCGCATGGGTTCCGGTAAGGGCTCGCCCGAGTGGTGGGTCGCCAACGTCAAGCCAGGTCGCGTGCTCTTCGAGCTCAGCGGCGTGGACGAGACGACTGCGCGCGAAGCACTCACTCGTGCAATTCACAAGCTGCCCCTCAAGGCACGCATCATCAAGCGCGAGGAGGGCGACGCATAA
- the hutI gene encoding imidazolonepropionase, translated as MTSTVIENIGLLLTHDDERPEMTDAALVLDEGCVAWWGASADAPAADTRVDAAGRCVLPGFVDSHSHILFAGDRSDEFEARMAGRRYEAGGIRRTVELSRAATDAELLANATALLAEMRRQGTTTIEIKSGYGLSVADEARMLRLAATLTDETTFLGAHVVPEEFADDRAAYVTLVMGDMLEACAPHSRWIDVFCDNGAFTEDETRAIITAGQARGLGARLHGAQLAESGAVQLAVELGAASVDHCTYLSDDDVQALAGSSTVAGLLPGVEFSTRHPFVDARRLLDAGVTVALASDCNPGSSFTSSLPFCIALAVRDMGMTSLEAVTAATLGGARSLRRDDVGHLRVGARANAQLLDAPHYRHLAYRPGVPLVSSVFVDGVHELVRPLA; from the coding sequence ATGACAAGCACGGTGATCGAGAACATTGGCCTATTGCTCACGCATGATGACGAGCGCCCCGAGATGACCGACGCGGCGCTTGTGCTCGACGAGGGTTGCGTGGCCTGGTGGGGCGCGTCGGCCGATGCTCCTGCCGCTGACACGCGAGTGGATGCCGCTGGCCGCTGTGTGCTTCCTGGTTTTGTTGACAGCCATAGCCACATCCTTTTCGCGGGGGACCGCTCGGATGAGTTTGAGGCCCGCATGGCTGGCCGCCGTTACGAGGCGGGCGGCATCCGTCGCACGGTCGAACTTTCGCGCGCAGCGACTGACGCTGAGTTGCTCGCAAACGCGACCGCTCTGCTCGCGGAGATGCGTCGCCAGGGCACGACAACGATCGAGATTAAGAGCGGCTACGGACTGAGCGTTGCAGATGAGGCGCGGATGTTGCGGCTCGCGGCCACGCTCACTGACGAAACTACGTTCTTGGGCGCGCATGTTGTCCCCGAGGAGTTCGCGGACGATCGCGCCGCCTACGTCACGCTCGTCATGGGCGACATGCTGGAGGCGTGCGCTCCCCATTCGCGCTGGATCGATGTGTTCTGCGACAACGGTGCCTTCACCGAGGACGAGACGCGCGCCATCATCACGGCCGGGCAGGCTCGTGGATTGGGCGCTCGTCTGCACGGTGCGCAATTGGCCGAGTCGGGTGCTGTGCAACTCGCGGTCGAGCTTGGTGCAGCGAGTGTCGATCACTGCACTTATCTCAGCGATGACGATGTGCAGGCGCTCGCGGGCAGCAGCACGGTTGCCGGACTGCTTCCCGGTGTCGAGTTCTCCACCAGACATCCGTTCGTGGATGCCCGGCGACTCCTTGACGCTGGCGTGACGGTTGCGCTCGCCAGCGACTGCAATCCCGGTTCGAGTTTCACGTCATCCCTCCCGTTCTGCATTGCCCTCGCGGTGCGCGACATGGGCATGACATCGCTTGAGGCCGTAACGGCAGCGACGCTCGGGGGAGCACGTTCCTTGCGCCGCGATGACGTCGGTCACTTGAGGGTCGGCGCGCGAGCGAATGCCCAGCTACTGGATGCCCCGCACTACCGTCACTTGGCGTACCGGCCGGGGGTTCCCCTGGTCTCCAGCGTCTTTGTGGATGGCGTTCACGAGCTGGTGCGGCCGTTGGCCTGA
- the rplW gene encoding 50S ribosomal protein L23, whose protein sequence is MTVTYKDPRDIIIAPVVSEKSYNLIDMGKYTFEVDPRANKTEIKLAIEKIFSVKVDSVNTLNRTGKTRRTRFGMGKRKDTKRAIVTLKSGSIDIFTAVG, encoded by the coding sequence ATGACCGTCACGTACAAGGACCCGCGCGACATCATCATCGCTCCCGTGGTCTCTGAGAAGAGCTACAACCTGATCGACATGGGCAAGTACACCTTCGAGGTAGACCCCCGTGCGAACAAGACCGAGATCAAGCTCGCTATTGAGAAGATCTTCAGCGTCAAGGTCGACTCGGTCAACACGTTGAACCGCACGGGCAAGACCCGTCGTACCCGTTTCGGTATGGGCAAGCGCAAGGACACCAAGCGCGCCATCGTCACGCTCAAGTCCGGTTCTATCGACATCTTCACCGCTGTCGGCTAA